The sequence below is a genomic window from Shinella zoogloeoides.
GCGACGATGAGGTCGGCGCCCTTCTTCTGCAATTTCACCCGGCCGTTGTTTTCCACGTCCTGCGTCTCGGCGGCAAAGCCGACGACGACCTTCGGACGCTTCGCATGATGGCCGACGGTCTTGAGGATATCGGGGTTCTCCGCCAGCATCAGCGGCGGCGGGCCTTCGCCCGGTTTCTTCTTGATCTTTTCCGTGTTTGCCGTCGCCACGCGCCAATCGGCGACAGCGGCGACCATGACGGCGATATCCGCCGGCAGCGCGCAGAGCACGGCCTGAAGCATCTCCTCGGCCCGTTCCACCCTGACGACCTTGACGCCATGCGGATCGGGCAGGGCGACCGGGCCGGAAACGAGCGTCACCTCGGCGCCGAGCCGGGCAAGGGCGGCGGCGATGGCATGGCCCTGGCGGCCGGAGGAGCGGTTGGCGATATAGCGCACCGGGTCGATCGGCTCATGGGTCGGGCCGGAGGTCACGATGGCCTTGCGGTCGGCGAGCGGTTTCGCGCTGTCATCGAGCAGGCCTTCCGCGGCCGCGACGATCTCCAACGGCTCGGCCATGCGCCCGAGGCCCGCCTCGCCGCCTTCCGCCATTTCGCCGGCATTGGGACCGATAAAGGAGAGGCCGTCCTTACGTAGCGTCTCGACATTGCGGCGTGTCGCGGCATGCGCCCACATCTTCGGATTCATGGCGGGCGCGATCAGGACCGGCCTGTCGGTAGCAAGCAGCACGGTCGAGGCGAGGTCGTCGGCAAGGCCGTTCGCCATCTTGGCCATCAGGTCGGCCGTCGCGGGAGCGACGACGATGAGGTCGCAGTCGCGCGCCAGCCGGATATGCCCGACATCCTGCTCGTCCTCGCGGGAAAAGAGGTCGGTATAGACATGGCCGGAGGAAAGCGCCCCGACGGCGAGCGGCGTGACGAATTGCTGTGCGCCTGCCGTCATGACGGGCCGGACCTCGGCGCCGCGCTCGCGCAGGCGGCGGATGAGATCGAGGCTCTTGTAGGCGGCGATGCCGCCGGAGATGACGAGGAGGATGCGTTTTCCTGCAAGCGGCATGGCGGGTCCCGGGCTCGTGGTCGGCCCCGTCAAGGGCTTTCAAAACGTCCTATCCCTTTGAAAGGGCTTTTCCAAGCCGTTTCGGCGGCAGGCCGTCAGGCGCCCTCGTCGGGAATGTTCAGCACATGGCCGCAAGCCTTGCAGTGCACGGCGTCCGCTTCGTGGCGCGTGAGGCCGCATTGCGGGCAGGGGAAATTCACCTTGAAGGGCCGGAAGATCGCCTGCGCGAGCCGCACGAAGAGCGAGATGCCGATGATCATGGTGACGATGGAGGTCAGCTTGCCGAGCGTGCCGGGCAGCGTAATGTCGCCGAAACCCGTCGTAGTGACCGTGGCGACGGAAAAGTAGAGTGCATCGACGAAGCCGGTGAACCCGTCCGCGTTGTAGAAGAAGTTGCTGTAGACGAAGCCGGTGACCAGGAAGAGGAAGACGAGGAAGTTCACGCAGGCCTGAATGATGTCCTCCAGGTCGCCATAGCCGAACCGGCGTAGAAGCAGCGTGACCAGCTTGCTCTGGCTGATTGCCCAGATGCGCAGCACACGCAGGAAGGCGAAGTTGTGCAACTGGTTGGGAAACAGCAGTGTGCCGAGGATCACGATGTCCACCCAGGTCATCGGCCGCATCGCCCAGTAGCGCAGGTTCGGCGCGATCAGCGCCCGCGCGCCGAGTTCGAAGGCGATGACCACGGCGACGAAATAGTCGATGACGATGTAGGCCGAGCCCTTGCGCAGATATGGCCCCGCGATGAAGAAGCAGAGCACGGCGATGTCGAGCAGCAGCATCGCCACCTGGAAGCGGATAGCTTCCCGGTCACGCCCGAAATAGAGGCCGCGCAATTGCCGGCGCGCCCGTTCGAGGAAGGGCTGCGGTTCGGTGATGCTCATCGGCTTTTCGGTCA
It includes:
- the coaBC gene encoding bifunctional phosphopantothenoylcysteine decarboxylase/phosphopantothenate--cysteine ligase CoaBC, giving the protein MPLAGKRILLVISGGIAAYKSLDLIRRLRERGAEVRPVMTAGAQQFVTPLAVGALSSGHVYTDLFSREDEQDVGHIRLARDCDLIVVAPATADLMAKMANGLADDLASTVLLATDRPVLIAPAMNPKMWAHAATRRNVETLRKDGLSFIGPNAGEMAEGGEAGLGRMAEPLEIVAAAEGLLDDSAKPLADRKAIVTSGPTHEPIDPVRYIANRSSGRQGHAIAAALARLGAEVTLVSGPVALPDPHGVKVVRVERAEEMLQAVLCALPADIAVMVAAVADWRVATANTEKIKKKPGEGPPPLMLAENPDILKTVGHHAKRPKVVVGFAAETQDVENNGRVKLQKKGADLIVANDVSPETGIMGGTRNSVKLITAGGVEQWPDLSKDDVAARLAGWIAERLT
- a CDS encoding potassium channel family protein, with product MSITEPQPFLERARRQLRGLYFGRDREAIRFQVAMLLLDIAVLCFFIAGPYLRKGSAYIVIDYFVAVVIAFELGARALIAPNLRYWAMRPMTWVDIVILGTLLFPNQLHNFAFLRVLRIWAISQSKLVTLLLRRFGYGDLEDIIQACVNFLVFLFLVTGFVYSNFFYNADGFTGFVDALYFSVATVTTTGFGDITLPGTLGKLTSIVTMIIGISLFVRLAQAIFRPFKVNFPCPQCGLTRHEADAVHCKACGHVLNIPDEGA